From the Garra rufa chromosome 17, GarRuf1.0, whole genome shotgun sequence genome, one window contains:
- the nr1d2b gene encoding nuclear receptor subfamily 1 group D member 2b yields the protein MESTKAGGVIAYISSSSSASSPESCHSDSSNSSYQSCSPPHAGQGQQGDALPVASQSRPPRHSGGKARSPSTTKSGITKINGLVLLCKVCGDVASGFHYGVHACEGCKGFFRRSIQQNIQYKKCLKNDSCPIMRINRNRCQQCRFKKCLLVGMSRDAVRFGRIPKREKQRMLLEMQNAMNNMMNNSHGNQPLSNQTSATDEASEDSGSGPSSCSPSSSPRSNRSQSSPDPEPLMPMDTSPSSDSSSATDSGEEEVIGTVTRAHQETFMYNQEQGGMSSEAPNNYSHCTEKTQEVWNQQTNASSESHPKPPSICAPQGPESSVQNHATLSSCPVRLPDSSSAGPSLQNLSLRAHNDNATHVNGSCSVPTFARVNRMHLVCPMNTSPYVDPQKSGHSIWEEFSMSFTPAVREVVEFAKRIPGFKDLSQHDQVSLLKAGTFEVLVVRFTSLFDVKERTVTFLSGRKYSVEALRSMGAGDLLNSMFDFTEKLQALNLSEEEMSLFTAVVLVSADRSGLENVNSVEALQETLIRALRSLITKNHPNEIAIFTKLLLKLPDLRSLNNMHSEQLLAFKVHP from the exons ATGGAATCCACAAAGGCTG GTGGAGTAATAGCGTACATTAGCTCCTCGAGCTCAGCCTCCAGTCCAGAGTCGTGCCACAGTGACTCCTCCAACAGCAGCTATCAGTCCTGCTCTCCGCCCCACGCGGGGCAGGGCCAACAGGGCGATGCTCTTCCTGTGGCCTCTCAGTCACGCCCTCCGCGGCACAGTGGAGGAAAGGCACGATCGCCCTCCACAACCAAAAGCGGCATTACAA AGATCAACGGTCTGGTGCTGCTCTGTAAAGTGTGTGGAGATGTGGCGTCAGGATTTCACTACGGCGTTCACGCCTGTGAGGGATGTAAG GGTTTCTTCAGGAGGAGCATTCAGCAGAACATTCAGTATAAGAAGTGCCTTAAGAACGACAGCTGTCCCATCATGCGCATCAACAGGAACCGGTGCCAGCAGTGCCGTTTTAAGAAGTGTCTGCTCGTGGGCATGTCCAGAGACG CTGTGCGTTTCGGCCGGATTCCCAAACGAGAGAAGCAGCGCATGCTGCTCGAGATGCAGAACGCCATGAACAACATGATGAACAACAGCCACGGCAACCAGCCTCTGAGCAACCAGACATCAGCCACCGATGAAGCTTCAGAGGACAGCGGCTCCGGCCCTTCCTCCTGTTCCCCCTCCAGCTCCCCCAGGAGCAACCGATCCCAATCCAGCCCTGACCCTGAGCCGCTGATGCCCATGGATACGAGCCCGAGCTCAGACTCCTCCAGTGCCACTGACAGCGGGGAGGAGGAGGTCATCGGCACAGTTACTAGGGCGCACCAGGAGACCTTCATGTACAATCAGGAGCAGGGTGGCATGTCTTCAGAGGCCCCTAACAACTACAGCCATTGCACAGAGAAGACTCAAGAGGTCTGGAACCAGCAAACCAATGCATCCTCAGAGAGCCACCCCAAGCCACCATCAATCTGTGCTCCACAGGGGCCTGAAAGCTCTGTCCAAAACCATGCTACTCTAAGCAGCTGTCCCGTCAGACTGCCCGACAGCAGCTCCGCTGGACCATCCCTGCAGAACCTCTCTCTCAGAGCTCATAATGATAATGCAACCCATGTCAATGGCAGCTGTAGTGTCCCAACATTTGCAAGGGTTAACAGGATGCACCTG GTTTGCCCCATGAACACATCGCCCTACGTGGATCCTCAGAAGTCGGGTCACAGTATTTGGGAGGAGTTCTCCATGAGCTTCACCCCAGCCGTCAGGGAGGTGGTGGAATTTGCAAAGCGCATCCCAGGATTCAAAGACCTGTCCCAGCACGACCAGGTCAGCCTGCTGAAGGCCGGCACCTTTGAG GTGCTGGTGGTGCGCTTTACATCCCTGTTTGATGTGAAGGAGCGTACGGTTACATTTCTGAGTGGCAGGAAGTATAGCGTGGAGGCTCTGCGCTCGATGGGTGCTGGAGATCTGCTCAACTCAATGTTTGACTTCACCGAGAAGCTTCAAGCTCTGAACCTCAGCGAGGAGGAGATGAGCCTCTTCACGGCTGTAGTGCTGGTGTCTGCAG ATCGCTCTGGCCTGGAGAACGTCAACTCGGTTGAGGCCCTTCAGGAAACTCTGATTCGAGCTCTGCGCAGCTTGATCACCAAGAACCACCCCAACGAGATCGCCATCTTCACCAAACTGCTCCTCAAACTGCCGGACCTGCGCTCGCTCAACAACATGCACTCTGAGCAGCTCTTGGCCTTCAAGGTCCACCCCTGA